A genomic region of Novipirellula aureliae contains the following coding sequences:
- a CDS encoding arylsulfatase, protein MNYKIRIPRVPTVSPTVLALFALGLSSLSLQAAENQRPNVILVLTDDQGYGDFSVHGNPVLQTPVLDKLHDRSIRFTDFHVAPMCTPTRAQLLTGRDAVDNGATAVCMGRSMPREDLPMMADIFKASGYRTAHFGKWHLGDSYPYRPQDRGFEESVTFGAFGIGSIADWYGNTYWSANFRHSGAMQRSEGYCTDVWFDMALDYLEDWKEGSDPFFLYLPTNCPHDPHLCDDRYSDPYLAKGIDPVVAKFFGQIANIDENMGRLLDRLDQSGLADNTLLIYMSDNGTAKGHSVFNAGMRGSKKDPYDGGHRVPLFIRWPSGNLGAPRDIETLTQCQDILPTLIDWCKLQIPKEADFDGSSLAPLLSEDPDALNDRMLVVEYDNPYRPGDNKAVMWKKWRLVKGRELYDISVDPGQATDVAGKHPEVVRHMQSYYQQWKQEAMQGYNQKRLIHLGSEAQNPLMLYSSDWQGDYADNINNLVAGDRIGSWDVSVEQPGMYEFTLSRWHPASGLALTESIKDARGRGRGAIPVKQARLKIGAFDQTVSTTADQTDVKFRVELPKGNHKVETWLMDADGQPLCSAYYTQAEHVHRVADTD, encoded by the coding sequence ATGAATTACAAAATTCGGATACCAAGGGTTCCCACTGTTTCCCCAACGGTGTTGGCACTCTTCGCCCTCGGTCTTTCCAGCCTATCGTTGCAGGCAGCCGAAAATCAACGACCCAATGTGATTCTGGTACTGACCGATGATCAGGGATATGGCGATTTTTCTGTGCACGGAAACCCGGTATTGCAAACACCTGTGCTGGATAAGCTGCATGATCGGAGCATTCGCTTTACAGACTTTCATGTGGCGCCCATGTGCACTCCCACAAGGGCGCAATTGCTGACTGGGCGGGATGCCGTGGACAACGGCGCCACGGCTGTCTGTATGGGGCGATCGATGCCACGCGAGGATCTTCCCATGATGGCTGACATCTTCAAAGCATCTGGTTATCGAACTGCACACTTTGGCAAGTGGCATCTGGGTGATAGCTATCCATACCGACCTCAAGATAGAGGCTTTGAAGAATCAGTAACCTTTGGTGCCTTTGGCATTGGATCGATCGCGGATTGGTATGGTAACACCTACTGGTCCGCCAATTTTCGGCATAGCGGTGCAATGCAACGATCCGAGGGATACTGCACGGACGTTTGGTTTGATATGGCCCTTGATTATCTAGAGGACTGGAAAGAGGGTTCCGATCCATTCTTTCTGTATCTGCCCACCAACTGCCCACACGATCCCCACCTATGCGATGATAGGTACTCAGATCCTTATCTTGCAAAGGGAATCGATCCCGTTGTTGCTAAGTTCTTTGGCCAGATTGCCAATATCGATGAAAACATGGGGCGCCTGCTGGACAGGCTTGACCAGAGCGGTCTGGCTGACAATACCCTTCTTATTTACATGTCCGATAATGGCACGGCCAAAGGGCATAGCGTCTTCAATGCCGGCATGCGAGGAAGCAAGAAAGATCCCTATGACGGAGGGCACAGGGTTCCCTTATTCATCCGTTGGCCTAGCGGGAACCTGGGGGCACCAAGAGACATTGAGACCTTGACTCAATGCCAAGACATACTCCCCACGTTGATTGACTGGTGCAAGCTGCAGATCCCGAAAGAGGCCGATTTTGACGGCTCCTCCTTGGCGCCGCTGCTGTCAGAGGATCCCGACGCATTGAACGATCGAATGCTGGTGGTTGAGTATGACAATCCCTATCGCCCCGGAGACAACAAGGCGGTCATGTGGAAGAAGTGGCGTCTGGTAAAAGGCCGCGAACTGTATGACATTTCTGTGGACCCAGGACAGGCAACCGATGTCGCAGGCAAACACCCCGAAGTCGTTCGTCACATGCAGAGTTACTACCAACAGTGGAAACAGGAAGCCATGCAGGGGTACAATCAAAAACGGTTGATCCACTTGGGGTCGGAAGCGCAGAATCCACTGATGCTGTACTCTTCGGATTGGCAGGGAGACTACGCTGACAATATCAATAACCTTGTTGCCGGCGATCGCATTGGTTCATGGGACGTTTCGGTTGAGCAACCGGGCATGTATGAATTCACGCTCTCTCGCTGGCATCCTGCGTCAGGTCTGGCACTCACCGAATCAATCAAGGACGCTCGGGGGCGTGGCAGAGGGGCGATTCCTGTCAAGCAAGCCAGGCTGAAAATCGGGGCGTTTGACCAAACGGTCAGCACGACCGCAGATCAGACTGATGTGAAGTTTCGTGTTGAACTTCCCAAGGGAAATCACAAAGTCGAGACCTGGTTGATGGAC
- a CDS encoding putative glycoside hydrolase, which produces MKKKLPQAMVVLMILLSLAVPTHSIAQESQKTDKATAWTLSDGSQFVPKSCFPEFSWETTPMYYHFGDIDRVLKPEEVKFISERTGFICIEKSHGFKMLGDAVLGAKHEADAFHEMKPDTKVLYYFNSLIAWPFTQFNKEFTPAGIAKNPDLKEFLIRNSRTGELQFMENRNGADVAYSFNALNPEFRTWWIDSVMKGLEISDCDGVFIDRMNVAGRPGDAKEKVKGEMMAALRERLGPDKILLGNNAADNEEVFSSCDAFMFEHAKPEKITKENILKEWGDLLRVAKAGKISVYRFGVKGGSRPAAGVEETPTEKMARWSREQFEFYQACYLIGAQPYSYFQFNWGWNLSDGNLVDYPGILKRLGPPKDAYKRVTPDGWEFTREFEHASIWVDTDKRTAKITWR; this is translated from the coding sequence ATGAAAAAGAAACTGCCTCAAGCTATGGTTGTGCTGATGATCTTGTTGTCATTGGCTGTACCAACTCATTCAATTGCTCAGGAATCTCAGAAAACAGACAAAGCGACTGCTTGGACTTTAAGTGATGGTAGTCAATTTGTTCCTAAGTCATGTTTCCCCGAATTTAGCTGGGAAACGACTCCGATGTACTATCATTTCGGTGATATTGACCGGGTGTTAAAGCCTGAAGAGGTAAAGTTCATATCTGAAAGAACGGGTTTTATTTGTATTGAAAAATCACATGGTTTTAAAATGCTTGGTGATGCAGTGCTTGGGGCAAAGCACGAAGCAGACGCATTTCATGAAATGAAACCAGACACCAAGGTGCTGTACTACTTTAACTCGTTGATCGCTTGGCCTTTTACTCAGTTCAACAAAGAATTTACTCCAGCTGGAATTGCTAAAAACCCTGACTTAAAAGAATTTCTAATTCGTAATTCGAGGACGGGAGAGCTTCAGTTCATGGAGAATAGAAATGGTGCCGACGTGGCCTACTCTTTTAATGCTCTCAACCCTGAATTCCGGACGTGGTGGATTGACTCGGTGATGAAGGGCCTCGAGATTTCCGATTGTGATGGAGTATTTATTGATCGAATGAATGTGGCTGGCCGTCCGGGCGACGCCAAGGAGAAGGTCAAAGGTGAAATGATGGCCGCACTAAGAGAAAGACTGGGGCCCGATAAGATACTTCTTGGGAACAATGCGGCCGATAATGAAGAGGTTTTCTCGTCTTGTGATGCGTTTATGTTTGAACATGCTAAACCTGAAAAGATCACAAAGGAAAACATTCTTAAAGAATGGGGTGACCTGCTTCGGGTCGCCAAAGCTGGAAAGATTTCGGTTTACCGTTTTGGGGTTAAAGGAGGTTCTCGCCCTGCAGCAGGCGTTGAGGAAACACCTACAGAGAAAATGGCGAGATGGTCGCGAGAGCAGTTTGAGTTTTACCAGGCGTGTTATCTTATTGGGGCACAACCTTATTCCTACTTTCAGTTCAACTGGGGTTGGAACTTGAGCGACGGAAATCTAGTGGATTACCCTGGAATTTTGAAACGACTTGGACCCCCAAAAGACGCCTATAAACGTGTCACCCCCGACGGGTGGGAATTTACACGCGAGTTTGAGCATGCCAGCATTTGGGTCGATACGGATAAAAGAACAGCGAAAATCACCTGGCGATAA
- a CDS encoding protein-transmembrane prediction, protein MITITPTRSKKRLAQLKYVSLVMVTSVWGLGVGTQETVNAQTVVAVSSVAELQAAMEKSNQHIKMQPGKYDMGTQRLKLSGNNNIIELEDAYFSWVVGDLTGGRMSITGEGNTIRNGEFEDVYYNGMTEVTDFTAYNKDRQKLAIGGGSNISITGDNNRLEGFKMTVRGSYPYGYGSMYGIGAKRALRHDKHGGIVIKAKNTVLDGVEVQQQAFCHAIFMQRPADNTVIKNCLVEGVVRPTNDMYKETDPQSLPSQFDYTMPFGIAGETNRPGVPIPRDHMFTLTEDGIRVYTGGGSVRVENTTVKKTRGGIRLYLASRATVINSQAIDCGSTNFNLPSGGKITGSSGNFAYGPFSDFRLGKSNQTIDVTLLPSPNAMGDHNIANIQGVGHNIVFRRAPGPRDTTTRPIVVTGKNCTIRNETEYNIVLSSSASGNSIESFGKVTDHGKDNKVIQITVDVDPVSSETPGISSTR, encoded by the coding sequence ATGATCACAATCACTCCAACACGCAGTAAGAAACGACTTGCCCAGTTGAAATACGTAAGCTTGGTGATGGTGACTTCCGTATGGGGGCTGGGTGTAGGTACCCAAGAGACAGTAAACGCACAGACCGTGGTGGCTGTTTCGTCAGTTGCGGAACTGCAGGCCGCCATGGAAAAGAGCAATCAACATATCAAAATGCAGCCCGGTAAATATGATATGGGCACCCAAAGACTCAAATTGTCTGGGAACAACAATATTATTGAATTAGAGGATGCCTATTTTTCCTGGGTCGTGGGTGACCTTACCGGAGGCCGGATGAGTATCACCGGAGAGGGAAACACCATTCGAAATGGAGAGTTCGAAGATGTCTACTATAATGGCATGACGGAGGTAACTGATTTTACCGCTTACAACAAAGATCGCCAGAAACTTGCCATAGGCGGTGGCTCCAACATTTCGATAACCGGAGACAACAATCGATTAGAAGGGTTTAAGATGACCGTTAGAGGATCGTATCCTTATGGATATGGATCCATGTATGGAATAGGAGCGAAACGTGCATTGAGACACGATAAGCACGGTGGCATCGTAATCAAAGCAAAAAACACAGTGCTCGACGGAGTTGAAGTTCAGCAGCAGGCTTTTTGCCACGCCATCTTTATGCAAAGGCCAGCTGATAATACGGTGATAAAGAATTGCCTTGTGGAAGGGGTCGTTAGGCCGACCAATGATATGTACAAGGAAACAGACCCCCAATCCCTGCCAAGCCAATTCGATTACACCATGCCCTTTGGCATTGCTGGTGAAACCAATCGACCCGGTGTGCCCATTCCCAGAGACCATATGTTCACGCTGACAGAAGATGGCATCAGGGTCTATACCGGTGGCGGTAGTGTGAGAGTGGAAAATACGACGGTGAAGAAGACCAGAGGCGGCATAAGGTTGTATCTGGCTAGCCGCGCCACGGTGATCAATTCCCAAGCCATCGATTGCGGGTCGACCAATTTCAACCTGCCCAGTGGAGGTAAGATCACTGGCTCAAGTGGCAATTTTGCCTACGGGCCCTTCAGCGATTTCAGACTTGGCAAATCCAACCAGACAATCGACGTGACCCTATTGCCTTCACCCAATGCCATGGGTGACCACAATATCGCCAACATTCAAGGCGTGGGTCACAACATCGTATTTAGACGGGCCCCAGGTCCCCGCGATACAACGACTCGCCCCATTGTGGTCACGGGGAAAAACTGCACCATCAGAAATGAGACCGAGTACAACATCGTTCTATCATCATCTGCGAGCGGAAACTCCATCGAGAGTTTTGGGAAGGTCACGGATCATGGCAAAGATAACAAAGTCATCCAAATCACAGTCGATGTTGATCCGGTGTCGTCGGAGACACCGGGAATATCATCAACACGCTGA